The following are encoded in a window of Acetobacteroides hydrogenigenes genomic DNA:
- a CDS encoding TlpA family protein disulfide reductase: MKKTIASLLICLSLASGILAATIQSNKKSTESASKGKHRIEIKINGIKNAKLMLGYYFDSSKYVMDTVPINNEGVAVFKGDSLIYPGVYIAILPDMSNFDFLIDKDNQEFTVETSKDDLWGTLKFNNSKINSDFISYQKYMKEKQQQVVAIQQKGRENQANPEAQKQVSDDLKSIDREVRAKWAELRTKENGNLLALLVSLVEAPSMPDFNIPENEPKKDSILWSKRYLYQKEHYWDNINLSDPRLLRTPIFNSRLRNYFTNILIQSPDSLKPEVDKFLAKTTGNKDVYQYCVSYLLNYYNKSNIMSHDDVFLHIADKYYLSGKAPWATKDLLSKLAERADRIRPNLIGKAAPNLVLESETGEYLALDQVKSKFTVVYFFEPGCSHCQLETPKLYDLYNKTRNNGVQVYAIYTQYKKDEWTKYLTEKGYDWLNVWDSNNNSNFRTLYDITSTPTIYLLDKDKKIIAKRISVETLEKILSELNSKQ, from the coding sequence ATGAAGAAAACCATAGCATCACTACTAATTTGCCTTTCCCTTGCTAGTGGAATACTTGCTGCTACTATACAGAGCAATAAAAAAAGTACCGAATCAGCAAGCAAAGGAAAGCATCGTATCGAAATTAAGATTAACGGCATAAAGAATGCAAAGCTTATGCTGGGGTACTACTTCGACTCGTCAAAATATGTAATGGACACGGTACCTATAAACAACGAAGGGGTGGCTGTTTTTAAAGGGGACTCGCTTATCTATCCCGGTGTGTACATTGCTATTTTGCCAGACATGTCCAATTTTGATTTCCTAATAGATAAGGACAACCAAGAATTCACGGTTGAAACATCGAAGGATGACCTTTGGGGAACTCTTAAGTTCAACAATAGCAAAATAAACTCCGACTTCATATCGTACCAAAAGTACATGAAAGAAAAACAACAACAAGTCGTAGCTATTCAACAAAAAGGAAGAGAAAACCAAGCGAACCCAGAGGCTCAAAAACAAGTATCAGACGACCTTAAATCCATAGATCGCGAGGTAAGAGCAAAATGGGCAGAACTCCGGACAAAAGAAAATGGCAACCTTCTTGCACTACTAGTTTCACTTGTAGAGGCTCCTTCTATGCCCGATTTTAACATTCCAGAGAATGAGCCCAAAAAGGACTCTATTCTTTGGTCAAAAAGATACCTCTACCAGAAAGAGCACTACTGGGATAACATAAATCTTTCAGATCCTAGACTTCTCAGAACGCCTATATTTAATTCTCGACTTCGCAACTACTTTACCAATATTCTTATACAATCTCCAGATAGCCTAAAGCCAGAGGTCGACAAGTTTCTAGCAAAAACTACTGGAAACAAAGACGTTTATCAGTACTGCGTCAGCTACCTGCTGAACTACTACAACAAGTCAAACATCATGAGCCATGATGATGTATTTCTACATATTGCAGACAAGTACTATCTTTCTGGTAAGGCTCCTTGGGCTACAAAGGACCTCCTCTCAAAACTTGCCGAACGCGCGGATAGAATACGACCTAATCTTATCGGAAAAGCTGCTCCAAACCTTGTACTTGAGAGCGAAACTGGCGAATATCTTGCTTTAGACCAGGTGAAAAGCAAGTTTACCGTTGTTTACTTCTTCGAACCAGGCTGCAGCCACTGCCAACTAGAAACCCCTAAACTATACGATCTATACAATAAGACACGCAACAATGGAGTTCAGGTTTACGCCATTTACACCCAATATAAGAAAGATGAGTGGACAAAGTATCTTACCGAAAAAGGGTATGATTGGCTCAACGTTTGGGATTCGAATAACAATTCCAACTTCCGTACTCTATACGACATAACATCTACCCCTACAATCTACCTTCTCGACAAGGACAAAAAGATTATAGCAAAACGCATAAGCGTAGAAACGCTGGAAAAAATTCTTTCTGAACTTAATTCTAAGCAATAA
- a CDS encoding thioredoxin domain-containing protein: MNGSLHTNSLIDETSPYLLQHAHNPVLWYTLRDSVFEKAMAEDKLMVVSIGYSACHWCHVMERECFDDEEVALVMNSHYISVKVDKEERPDVDQQYMSAVRIITGNGGWPLNVICLPNGRPVFGGTYFPKQQWISILEKVNELFRSDRRRLEKMADDLSEGIKSVDIIKEKRQGLDYLPKFLRLIVEPWKRKFDTHWGGTLSVPKFPMPSSLEFLLSYGYHMRDNEVLAQVFLTLDRISQGGILDHVGGGFHRYATDAQWFLPHFEKMLYDNALMALVYMHGYQHTQNDRYKQVALRTLEFLLRELYSEDKLFYCSVDADSADGEGAYYQWTFSEICSVLDGDSNLFCDRFGIRRAGNVECNRNILNVAMSVEELSVKYSMTKKQVLDRLDLSLRKLYCFRSLRQKPSVDTKLILSWNALAIKSFALASAVFDEPRYLVVAVECIGRIEQSMIRDGKLFRTSPIPNKEIAGMLDDYAFLVDAYISLYSVTFDFDYIEKARRLVDVCLSDFFDEKSGMFFYTSSEVELPLGRKMDVVDGVMPSSNSSLARSLFYLSIALSNTKYRQIAVQMLANMQDQMSGAGPFIANWGMLLLNLTFAPAEVTLVGSDALTQKHLLDKAYLPNTLFFGSTSPSDGAIFKNRWKEGGTSIYLCIDSVCRTFEGSICDLKEDALELRNCYIL, translated from the coding sequence ATGAATGGTTCCTTGCATACGAATAGTTTGATCGACGAGACAAGCCCTTATTTGTTGCAGCATGCTCATAATCCTGTCTTGTGGTACACGTTGCGCGATTCTGTTTTTGAAAAAGCAATGGCGGAAGATAAGCTGATGGTTGTCAGCATCGGTTATTCTGCTTGCCACTGGTGCCATGTTATGGAACGAGAATGCTTTGACGACGAAGAGGTAGCCTTGGTAATGAATAGCCACTACATCTCGGTGAAGGTGGATAAGGAGGAGCGTCCCGATGTCGATCAGCAATATATGAGTGCGGTAAGGATAATTACCGGAAATGGAGGGTGGCCTCTTAATGTTATATGCTTACCTAATGGCCGGCCTGTTTTTGGAGGAACCTATTTCCCAAAACAGCAGTGGATTTCCATCCTCGAAAAGGTGAATGAACTTTTTCGTTCCGACAGGAGAAGGCTGGAAAAGATGGCGGATGATCTATCAGAGGGTATAAAAAGCGTAGATATCATAAAGGAAAAGCGTCAGGGGCTCGACTACCTTCCGAAGTTCCTTCGCTTAATCGTAGAGCCATGGAAGCGAAAGTTCGACACTCATTGGGGGGGGACTCTATCGGTTCCTAAGTTTCCAATGCCATCTTCTTTAGAATTTCTGCTCTCGTATGGCTACCATATGCGCGATAACGAGGTTTTGGCACAGGTATTCCTGACTCTCGACAGAATCAGTCAAGGGGGGATTCTCGATCATGTAGGCGGTGGTTTTCATCGCTATGCCACCGATGCTCAGTGGTTTCTCCCACATTTCGAAAAGATGCTTTACGATAATGCATTGATGGCGCTGGTTTACATGCATGGCTATCAGCACACCCAAAACGATCGATATAAGCAGGTAGCGTTGAGAACCCTTGAGTTTTTACTGCGAGAGCTATATTCGGAGGATAAGCTTTTTTATTGCTCTGTAGATGCCGATTCTGCCGATGGAGAAGGGGCTTACTACCAGTGGACCTTTAGCGAAATATGCTCGGTGTTGGATGGAGACTCCAACTTGTTCTGCGATAGGTTTGGCATTCGGAGAGCTGGCAATGTAGAATGCAACCGAAATATTCTTAACGTTGCCATGTCGGTCGAGGAGTTGAGCGTAAAGTATTCAATGACCAAAAAGCAGGTTCTTGATCGGTTAGATCTTTCGCTACGAAAGCTCTACTGTTTTCGTTCTTTGCGCCAGAAACCAAGTGTTGACACTAAGCTGATTCTTTCGTGGAATGCTTTAGCAATAAAGTCATTTGCGCTTGCCTCGGCGGTATTCGATGAGCCCAGATACTTGGTGGTTGCCGTTGAGTGTATTGGTAGGATAGAGCAAAGCATGATACGTGATGGAAAGCTGTTTAGAACATCACCTATCCCAAATAAAGAGATTGCCGGCATGCTCGACGACTATGCCTTTCTAGTAGATGCATATATTTCGTTGTACTCAGTAACATTCGATTTTGACTACATCGAAAAGGCGCGTAGGTTGGTCGATGTGTGTCTTTCCGATTTCTTCGATGAAAAATCGGGGATGTTCTTCTATACTTCTTCGGAAGTGGAACTCCCACTCGGGCGTAAGATGGATGTTGTTGATGGTGTTATGCCATCCTCCAACTCGTCGTTGGCTAGGTCGCTTTTTTACCTTTCAATAGCGTTGAGCAATACGAAGTATAGGCAGATTGCCGTGCAGATGCTTGCCAACATGCAGGATCAGATGTCTGGGGCAGGTCCTTTTATTGCTAACTGGGGAATGCTTCTGCTTAACCTTACGTTTGCTCCTGCCGAGGTAACGCTGGTTGGTTCAGATGCCCTTACGCAGAAGCATCTGCTTGATAAGGCATACCTGCCCAATACGCTGTTTTTTGGATCAACAAGCCCTTCGGATGGAGCCATATTTAAAAATAGATGGAAAGAGGGGGGGACCTCCATCTACTTATGCATTGATAGCGTTTGTCGAACTTTCGAAGGCAGCATATGCGACCTTAAGGAGGACGCCCTTGAACTACGAAACTGCTATATTTTATAA
- a CDS encoding aminotransferase class IV, whose amino-acid sequence MFEFSYIVRNDSIVDIQPLEVSKKQVYEVIRFIDGLPVFFDEHFDRFLSSCALAGVSYGFDRELLAKLLVGLAQKNGVQSCNLKYLINVFEDSVDFYAGFIGSHYPSDEMYRKGVSVGLLYEERNNPNAKILNQGLRSRADAAIADGGYYEVALVNHQQKITEGSRSNLFFIDGAAAVLTAPLGDVLGGITRQVILEELQRLNLPFVERAVGVDELGELMGGFISGTSPSVLPIAQIAEHHLSLPIPIVEVISQCYQGRIAHDRASFRHKYL is encoded by the coding sequence ATGTTTGAGTTTTCCTACATCGTAAGAAACGATTCGATAGTTGATATTCAGCCTTTAGAGGTTTCTAAAAAACAAGTTTACGAGGTGATCCGTTTTATTGACGGGTTGCCTGTTTTTTTTGACGAGCACTTCGATCGGTTTCTTTCGTCGTGCGCCTTGGCAGGAGTTTCGTATGGCTTCGACAGAGAGCTGCTGGCTAAGCTGCTGGTTGGTCTTGCCCAGAAGAATGGCGTGCAGAGCTGCAATCTGAAGTATCTGATAAATGTATTTGAAGATAGTGTGGACTTTTATGCCGGTTTTATTGGAAGCCATTATCCATCGGACGAGATGTACCGTAAAGGAGTGTCGGTTGGGCTGCTGTACGAGGAGAGGAATAATCCCAATGCCAAAATTCTAAATCAAGGTTTGCGCAGCCGGGCCGATGCTGCTATTGCCGATGGGGGGTACTACGAGGTTGCCTTGGTAAACCATCAGCAGAAAATAACCGAGGGTAGCCGTAGCAACCTCTTTTTTATTGATGGTGCAGCTGCCGTGCTAACGGCTCCGCTTGGCGATGTGCTAGGCGGCATAACCCGTCAGGTAATCCTAGAGGAGCTGCAGAGGCTCAACCTTCCGTTTGTAGAACGAGCCGTTGGCGTTGATGAACTCGGTGAATTGATGGGCGGATTTATCTCGGGCACTTCGCCATCGGTGCTGCCTATTGCCCAAATTGCCGAGCATCATCTTTCCTTACCGATTCCGATTGTCGAGGTGATATCCCAATGCTATCAGGGTCGAATTGCACACGACAGAGCATCTTTTCGGCATAAATACCTTTAA